One Echinicola strongylocentroti DNA window includes the following coding sequences:
- a CDS encoding anti-sigma factor translates to MEKNVNSSEERKLECGDVSKCFQLLERILDGEDCDGSKEVLKEKLSKCQPCFEHYHLEQAIREMLKTKCTKQAVPGELAASIRQKIEDIK, encoded by the coding sequence ATGGAGAAAAATGTAAACTCATCCGAAGAAAGGAAACTTGAGTGTGGTGATGTGAGTAAGTGCTTTCAGCTACTGGAGCGTATTTTGGACGGGGAAGACTGTGATGGTTCCAAGGAAGTCCTGAAGGAAAAACTGTCCAAATGCCAGCCATGCTTTGAGCATTACCATCTGGAACAAGCCATTCGTGAGATGCTCAAAACCAAATGTACCAAGCAAGCTGTACCTGGAGAATTGGCGGCAAGCATCCGTCAAAAAATAGAAGACATTAAATAA
- a CDS encoding sigma-70 family RNA polymerase sigma factor — MSEVQKKKYSDKEKNNIFDNEFMPHIDSMYNFAFRLTFDEDDAKDLVQDTYLKAYRFINSFEQGTNAKAWLFRILKNSFINEYRKKSKQPAKVDYQEVETYYNSDSVDYNITSDLRVDAVKDMLGDEISNALNSLAVDFRTVIILCDLEGFTYEEMAKILDIPIGTVRSRLHRARNLLKDKLHSYAKDMGYDADEE, encoded by the coding sequence ATGTCTGAGGTACAAAAGAAAAAATATAGCGACAAAGAGAAGAATAATATCTTCGACAATGAGTTTATGCCTCACATAGACTCAATGTATAATTTTGCCTTCAGGCTAACATTTGACGAGGATGATGCCAAGGACCTGGTACAGGATACGTACTTAAAAGCATACCGTTTTATCAACTCATTTGAGCAGGGTACCAATGCCAAAGCTTGGCTGTTCAGGATATTGAAAAACAGTTTTATCAACGAATACAGGAAGAAAAGCAAGCAGCCTGCCAAAGTTGATTATCAAGAGGTTGAAACTTATTATAACTCAGATAGTGTTGATTACAATATTACCTCTGATCTGAGGGTGGATGCAGTGAAGGACATGTTGGGGGATGAAATATCCAATGCCTTGAACAGCTTAGCTGTAGACTTCAGAACAGTGATCATATTGTGTGACCTAGAAGGCTTTACTTATGAGGAAATGGCCAAGATTCTGGACATTCCCATAGGTACTGTAAGGTCAAGATTGCACCGTGCCCGGAACTTATTGAAGGATAAATTACATTCTTATGCAAAGGACATGGGCTATGATGCTGATGAAGAATGA
- a CDS encoding lysophospholipid acyltransferase family protein: MFVFRLISYLPLWVLYIFSDCFYLVAYYIVGYRKKVVWKNLQHAFPEKTDQELKKIMREFYRNLTDSFAETIKLMTMGKAEIAKRFQLENMDLLRDLLKKEQVIVGLTAHFFNWEGHPLSVRALVDERIEIVYQKVTNPFFENLMKTIRSRFGGYLVEKSKFQRHFIKHRLHPRLIGLAADQRPNREDQRYHAKFMHRETGFFEGAEKIAKRFELTVIFSEVHKLKRGHYKFTYRFVAEPPHDTREHSITDQFIALTEKNIREEPALYLWSHNRWKNS; the protein is encoded by the coding sequence ATGTTTGTATTCCGCCTAATTTCTTATCTCCCCTTGTGGGTCCTTTATATCTTTTCTGACTGTTTTTACTTGGTCGCCTATTACATCGTTGGTTACCGAAAAAAGGTAGTTTGGAAAAATCTCCAACACGCATTTCCCGAAAAAACCGATCAGGAATTAAAAAAAATCATGCGGGAGTTTTACCGCAACCTCACTGATTCCTTCGCCGAGACCATTAAATTGATGACGATGGGAAAAGCAGAAATAGCAAAAAGATTCCAGCTCGAAAACATGGATCTCCTCCGCGACCTTCTTAAGAAGGAGCAGGTCATCGTGGGGCTTACAGCTCATTTCTTCAATTGGGAAGGACACCCGCTTTCCGTAAGGGCTTTAGTGGACGAGCGGATCGAAATTGTCTATCAAAAAGTCACCAACCCGTTTTTCGAAAACCTTATGAAAACCATCAGAAGCAGGTTTGGCGGATATTTAGTGGAAAAGAGCAAATTCCAACGGCACTTTATCAAACACAGGCTGCATCCCCGCCTCATCGGCCTGGCCGCAGACCAACGCCCCAACAGAGAGGACCAACGCTACCATGCCAAGTTCATGCATAGGGAAACCGGTTTTTTTGAAGGTGCCGAAAAAATCGCCAAGCGGTTTGAGCTTACCGTGATCTTTTCTGAAGTCCACAAGCTCAAACGTGGCCACTATAAATTCACCTATCGTTTTGTCGCTGAGCCACCCCATGACACCCGTGAACACAGCATCACTGACCAGTTCATCGCCCTCACCGAAAAAAATATCCGGGAGGAGCCGGCGCTTTACCTCTGGTCACACAACCGCTGGAAAAACAGCTGA